A DNA window from Aquarana catesbeiana isolate 2022-GZ linkage group LG01, ASM4218655v1, whole genome shotgun sequence contains the following coding sequences:
- the LOC141141938 gene encoding T-box protein VegT-like: MHSMPDAKPTIDMDCVTNQDSMYLPNSVSATLEDLDLWRQFHQEGTEMIITKSGRRMFPQCKIRLFGLHPYTKYVVLVDFIPLDNCRYKWNKNQWEAAGKAEPHPPCRTYVHPDSPAPGAHWMKDAICFQKLKLTNNTLDQHGHIILHSMHRYKPRFHIIQSDDVYNIRWGLLQVFSFPETEFTAVTAYQNDKITKLKIDHNPFAKGFREQERGSKRDDMLKLHPQSPSKRQKRKRWEDSPEAEDEDRSKNARVKEEPAVMPAEVYSQWVTDHEGGLHLHPNSPDLTDSPHQEQQVPSSSSRFLYRSPQRRCPQILPGSLDACEVASRRLTPDVATVPELDACQLQVFPPQHSVQERTSGMNFPMETPTRQTRPMYSPYTPDQWMVPTQGQYRPMGYSYSTDFSTQGPVNHPHNGMSDWSQYSLFPYTCW; this comes from the exons ATGCATTCTATGCCTG ATGCGAAACCAACTATAGACATGGACTGTGTCACCAACCAAGATTCCATGTACTTGCCCAACTCGGTCAGTGCAACCCTGGAGGACCTGGATTTATGGAGGCAGTTCCACCAAGAAGGGACAGAGATGATCATCACCAAGTCTGGCCG GCGAATGTTCCCACAATGTAAGATTCGACTCTTTGGGCTCCATCCCTACACTAAATATGTGGTTCTGGTGGATTTTATCCCTTTAGACAACTGCAGATATAAG TGGAACAAGAACCAGTGGGAGGCAGCAGGTAAAGCGGAGCCACACCCTCCATGCAGGACGTATGTACACCCAGACTCTCCAGCCCCAGGTGCGCACTGGATGAAGGATGCGATCTGCTTCCAAAAGTTAAAACTGACCAACAACACACTGGACCAGCATGGACAT ATAATCTTGCACTCAATGCATCGGTACAAACCTCGGTTCCACATCATTCAGTCTGATGACGTATACAACATCCGATGGGGACTCCTGCAAGTGTTTAGCTTTCCAGAGACTGAGTTTACAGCAGTCACCGCCTATCAAAATGACAAG ATCACaaaactgaaaattgatcacaatcCTTTTGCCAAGGGTTTCAGAGAACAGGAAAGGGGCAGCAAGAG GGATGACATGTTAAAGCTTCATCCACAAAGTCCTAGCAAGCGCCAGAAAAGAAAGAGATGGGAGGACAGTCCTGAAGCAGAAGATGAag ATCGCTCTAAAAACGCTCGTGTGAAGGAAGAGCCTGCTGTGATGCCAGCAGAGGTATATTCCCAGTGGGTTACAGATCATGAAGGAGGTCTTCATCTACACCCCAACTCTCCAGATTTGACAGATTCTCCACACCAGGAGCAGCAGGTTCCATCCTCTTCCTCCAGATTTCTGTATAG AAGCCCACAGAGAAGGTGTCCTCAGATCCTTCCAGGTTCCTTGGATGCATGTGAAGTGGCAAGTAGACGCCTCACACCTGATGTTGCTACAGTGCCAGAGTTGGATGCCTGTCAGCTTCAAGTATTTCCTCCACAGCACTCTGTACAGGAGCGCACTAGTGGAATGAACTTTCCAATGGAAACCCCTACACGGCAGACACGGCCCATGTACAGTCCATATACTCCTGACCAGTGGATGGTTCCTACACAGGGGCAGTATCGGCCTATGGGATACTCCTACTCAACAGACTTCAGCACCCAAGGACCTGTGAATCACCCACATAATGGGATGTCAGACTGGAGCCAGTACTCTTTATTTCCTTACACTTGCTGGTAA